One genomic region from Ornithinicoccus hortensis encodes:
- a CDS encoding L,D-transpeptidase family protein, whose product MTDATMSLTTSDVVDSDRARSGIPRRRLVSGALGVAGALAMATAAARPSQAASPLGGAGLHTVVGLGSRAAHVHPLQQALSQKGYWLGEPDGYYGHLTQQAVYALQKANGLTPDGQFGRNSFFALAGELPAPRTPAPDLPGNRIPRGVRIEIDLGAQLLKVIEGGRTRWVFNTSTGNGQPYDWYGQTLSAVTPAGSFSVFNTYSPGWQPGPLGDLYRPQYFNGGIAVHGSEYIPPWADSHGCARVSVAAMDMFWETGTMTMDTPVTVV is encoded by the coding sequence ATGACGGACGCCACCATGTCCCTCACCACCAGCGACGTCGTCGACAGTGACCGCGCCCGCAGCGGGATCCCCCGCCGGCGTCTCGTCTCCGGCGCGCTCGGCGTCGCCGGCGCCCTGGCCATGGCTACCGCGGCCGCCCGTCCCAGCCAGGCCGCCTCCCCGCTGGGTGGGGCCGGCCTGCACACGGTCGTGGGGCTGGGCTCCCGGGCCGCGCACGTGCACCCGCTGCAGCAGGCGCTGTCCCAGAAGGGGTACTGGCTGGGCGAGCCCGACGGGTACTACGGGCACCTGACCCAGCAGGCCGTCTACGCCCTGCAGAAGGCGAACGGCCTGACCCCCGACGGCCAGTTCGGCCGCAACTCCTTCTTCGCGCTGGCCGGGGAGCTCCCCGCGCCGCGCACCCCCGCGCCGGACCTCCCGGGCAACCGCATCCCGCGCGGCGTCCGGATCGAGATCGACCTCGGCGCCCAGCTGCTCAAGGTCATCGAGGGCGGCCGCACCCGCTGGGTGTTCAACACCTCCACCGGCAACGGGCAGCCCTACGACTGGTACGGCCAGACCCTGTCAGCTGTCACCCCGGCCGGGTCGTTCTCCGTCTTCAACACCTACTCCCCCGGTTGGCAGCCCGGCCCGCTCGGCGACCTCTACCGCCCGCAGTACTTCAACGGTGGGATCGCGGTGCACGGCTCGGAGTACATCCCGCCGTGGGCCGACTCCCACGGCTGCGCCCGCGTCTCGGTCGC